ACAGGTGAATTACTCGATGATCTCACTTGCTGGGATGCACTGCGTGCAGCATTGCCTGTTGGAACAGTTAGTGGAGCACCAAAGGTATTCATTTATAATTGACTTATGGTCTAGGATGTAATAATACTCAGAAACTCTCATAGGTCATTGGACTTGCTAAGTTGTATAACTCCATTTGGGGGTGGGGATTGGGTGGGAATTAATCTTCCATTCCTTTGTCTTTCTGGATTTTGGGCAATGTCTTCTTTTCACTCACAACCAACCCCCCTGTGGGAAAAGGCATGGTGATTTCCTTTAAAAATGGTGCATGGATTGTGTGGTCTTCCGAAGATATTCTCAGTAGGAGATTTCCTTGGTGGGATTCATCTATAGATTTCAATTGTGATTTAGCTGTATGGGTAGGCTTGGTTGACTTATTAATTTCCTCGGTTAATCCACTTTTGAAGAATCATAACCTATGAAGGCATGAAACTTTCATGACTCCACCTAACCTCTTGTCTCAAATGCGGGTGATGAATTGTTGTTTTTGTAGTCCAGAGAGAGTCTTTGGCATTCACTTGTATTCATATTGATTTACTATTACCTTCGATTAGAGAGTACAAAGATAGTTGTTCGAATAACAATATTTTACATTGTGTGCATTGTAACAAAAGGTGAAGGCCATGGAGTTGATAGATCAGCTGGAAGTCACTAGGCGTGGGCCATATAGTGGTGGTTTTGGAGGCGTTTCCTTTACTGGAGATATGGACATTGCCCTTGCTCTGAGGACCATCGTTTTCCCAACTGCAACCCGATATGACACAATGTACTCTTACAAGGACGCAAACAAACGCCGGGAATGGGTTGCTCACCTTCAAACCGGGGCTGGGATTGTAGCTGACAGTGTTCCTGAGGATGAACAGAGAGAATGTGAGAACAAAGCGGCTGGTCTTGCCCGTGCCATTGACCTGGCAGAGTCAACATTTGTTGATAAATGAAGTTGAAGGGGTTAGATTGGGAGGTGAGGAGGTCCACTTTTTCCAAGGATCGCTGCAGGAAAGGAATTCAAATCTATAGAGCGCTATGATTTTCTCTTGTTCTTTCATAATGATGGATTATGTTTTTAGGAACAAAGGTGAACTGTATTTGCAGGTGGCTAGCTTGTGAGAGATGATTCTCTAGTGTGTGTGTTGTATTTTCCTATGGAATTAGTTGTATAACAAAGACAATAATCACATTGAAAGGCAAAAGTTAAATTAATCTAATTTCAAGAAATTAAGCatgatacaattgaaaatatgaTGTAtctgaaaataataatatgtgTTTTGATCCATTGGGTTAGAAATAAAGTTGCATGCCTTTGTTAGGAAGtttgttttgggggggggggggggttgcatttttttttattgtcgaAGTGGTGATCTATAACAACCAAGAAAGTTCAATTCTACATTCTAAGTGCAATTGTTTGTTGATACAAGGGACATGGTTTTCATTCATCATGGTGAAGTGAGAATCTCTTCACTTATGAGTTTTGATAAAATCATAGGGGTGAGTGAAAAGATtaagtaaaaaaggaaaaacttttTCCCTTAAGAAGAATCCATATTAAGAgaaggaccaagttttccttcactcacagtaaaacaaaaaaatatctcAATTGACGGGTTGATCTTCTGATTGAACtaagaaagggtattttggatctTCAAATATAAGCTAGGAGTTAACTAGGAGTCTAATCATAACGGCaaaaattctattaaaaaaaaaatcataacagCAAAAACTCTATAGTCTATATGTAATATTGTGATCATGGAAAAGATTTCCATGGCGCTCATGAGGTTTACATTgacactttttcttttttgtaaacCTCTACGTTTGatttaaattttccttcacccactgAGAAGAGAGAATCTTCTCTCCATTGGTTATGTGACCATGTGATCAGAATCCAGGGTCAAATCGGTCTTTGTCATTCCAATCTGAATCATGAACCGCTACCAacgaaaaccctagaatcggctGTTCCGAAACATGATATCAGACTAATCAGTCAATAGTCAATTCCGATCCGAATCACTTGATTCGATCCATCCGATTCCTTCCCAAGAGCGCCAACTCAAGTGAAGACAAAAATAACAGAGTTTATCACCGAAcaaaaacctctctctctcctctctctctctctctctctcacacacacacacacttgcTCGCGCTTTCTCTGTTCTTGCTTCCTCTCACGGTTCACGCAGAACGAACAAACTAGCGATGGCGAGTCTTTGGCGAGCCGCGATAGGTGCAGGGCAGACGGTGGAGGACTACGGTGGTGTCGAATTCTGGTCAGAACCAGAGCGCACCGGATGGCTTACGAAGCAGGGAGAGTACATTAAGACATGGCGTCGACGTTGGTTCGTATTGAAGCAAGGTAAGCTCTTCTGGTTCAAAGACTCTTACGTTACTCGTGCTTCCAAGCCTCGTGGTGTCATCCCTGTAAGCAATTGCCTCACTGTCAAGGGCGCCGAAGATGTCCTCAATAAGAAGTTCGCTTTCGAGCTTTCCACCAGTCGAGAAACTATGTACTTTATTGCTGATtctgagaaggagaaggaggaatgGATCAACTCTATTGGACGTTCTATCGTTCAGCACTCCAGATCTGTTACCGATAATGAAGTCGTCGATTACGATAGCAAGCGGTGAGGataatcatccaaaaaaaaattaattattaaataaaagatCATCATTTTCGTCTGTGTTTGATGGTTTTGTACACTATAGGTGCGCCTTCATCTTGTTCCTGATCATGTCTCGTAATGTTCATTCGAACTTTTGCTATTATTTGTATATTTAAtcttgaacctttttttttttcgtgtttTAATTGCTGTAAGAGGATGAATTGTTAATTTCGAATTTCCGATGTACAGAAACTaagctttatttttcttgttcttcagttcttctgGTCGGATCTCGAATGTATCTTGGTTTAATTTTGGTGTCTTTGTGTTGGGGATCAAGATTGATTGCTAGGTTTGAACTTTAACCTGAATCATGCAAATCCGAAAAAATCACCTTAAGATGTGATGTTTACCTGGGGAAATTTTAGGGTTGAATTCTCTATCTCATTTGTGGATGAGTTCATTCAATAAATCAAACAATATCTATTTTTTCTGCTCTTTTACTGGATTTctttgcactttttttttttccattttactttGATCGAATAGTTAGTTTTCCAATCTAATCTCATTTGGTATCTCCGAAGAGACTTTGAGGTTCTCTGTTTTACAGATGAGACTGCAAGTCCTCTCCTTCCATTACCACGTCTTATTTCTTGTCTTTGTTTCTTTAGTGGAGATAAACATAATATATGCCAACCTTTGCTTGTTTGAGCATATAGGGCTTTGGTGAGCATGAATTTCATGAAATTCTATTTTTCTGTAGTATATATTGCTAAATTGTCCTTGATATACTTCCTCAGACCAGCTATGTTTTTGGTAGAGTAGATGTAGAAAACTACTTCTATCTTACTAGTTTCACTTctataacatagtaacatacaAACATATATCTGCAGCTCTCTTCCTTAAGAAATATGAGCAAGGAAAGAAATGTTAGATCATTGGCTGGGTAATTGAAGTTTCTTTTGATCAGTTAATTTTTGGCTAGGGTCTGGTACTTGGTTTAACTTTTGGGCAGGGCTTGCTATTGAGATTGTTGCTATAGGGCTAAAATTTATCTGAACATGGCTAGCAGGTTTTTTTTTATGGCTGAATAGTGGTTCATAATTTCAAGGTAGTGTATTTTAAAGATTttgattttccctttttctctttaatcATGGAATTTGGTTGCTTTTCTCTGATTCGAATTTTGGGTAAGCATTGAGTTACTTTAAGGATGCTTTGACATTATAAAGTTCAGGAATGTCCCTTTGGGATAAAATATCTGGGAAGTTTCACTTGTTGGGTTTACACTTTACATGTCTTGAGGTTGGGATAAAATATCTAAGGAGTCTCACTTGTTGGGTTTACATGTCTTGAGGTTGGGGGATAAAAAATCCTGAGAAGTTTCACTTGGGATTTACTTGTCTTAAGGTATATCTTCCAGGGGTAttcattagaaagaaaaaaatatgtctCTCTAATGATATCTTTCCTTCATTCTTAAATTTGATTAACTAACCCAGCAGGCATATTTTCTTAATTACCAAATGGAGAAACAATGGAACACCTTACCTGTTTATTGTTCCTGCTTTTTTTCTTGAAGTTGAATACTTGAATAAGATATGGACATGCCAGTGACATATTCCAGTTGGAATTCAAGTCTTCAAAGAActgcaccctttttttttttaaactcagTAGAAATTTCTGTAGAATACCTGGATTCTTGGTTAAACATTTTATTCTGTAGAATATTGAAAATCCACTATCTCCTCTTTCTGTTCAGGGAATTTTGCTTCTGATTTCCCAACTCTTCCTCCCCCTCCCAAAAAGGCAAGAACAGTACAATTTATCTATACATTAGCATATTTGGTCCATATACATTCCCCTATCCTTCCCCcacacccctccccctcccNNNNNNNNNNNNNNNNNNNNNNNNNNNNNNNNNNNNNNNNNNNaaaaaaaaaaaaaaatcttaccttTTCTCTGAGGGATGCATTGGAGATCTATGTTTGCCAGGTAATTTGCAAATAGGAAAATCTTATTACACTGACGGTTTAACCCTTAAGTGAAAGGAtgtcatcatctaagaatttggttacATCCTATTCCTTTCTACTGGTCCATGTCCTGTAGGAAGAAATGCATGATCTCATGCTTTTCAATCTTGATATCCAGTGAGCATGAAACTCCACTTCCAATTTCAGTGCCATATAATTCTTCTTGACTTACTGCTGTTACAGAATCTGCCAATTGTCCTTCGAATATCACTTTCAATGAGATTCCATAACTGCAAATGCTCCTTGCAAATACTTATGACATACTGAACTGTTTCAccacttttttctttattacaaCTATTCTGATACATAAAGGAAAGATTTGTTTTGAGTGACAGATGCTTCATATTTTAGAACTGAGGAAAGGAGAGGTGTCTTCGTTTGTGCAGTATGGAATTTCGGTTTTTGAAGTATGACTGCTCATATTTGTTTTGGCAGGTTAATTCGATTTACAGTTGCATTCCTTCATATTCCGTAATTCCAAATATTTATTATACTCATGGGCAATTAAAgattattaaaaattaaatgaacAAGCAAAATGGGAAAAGATGTAAAATTCTTACCTGAAGAAACTATGCCAGAGGTATTTTATCTTATCTCCTTACATACTATCTTGACTTGCAAGATGGCATGGATAGCAAGATCACAATGCGTGTCTTCGACAATGGTAATGGTGATAATGCAATGCAAAAGCAGACATAAATGGTTATGAACAGGTCGATCAGGTTCAAATTACTGTCCCATTGCAATTTTTAGAAGCTTCTTCGACTGTGCAGCttctcccccccctcccccctcctctcctctcttcccccCTTCTCTTGCAATTCATGTTTCCCTCAAGCAGATGAACATGCCAGAGTGAATCCATTATCGGTGGTTtgatttggttgcaagggaaataaaagaaaggagagtGAAATCAatcaataataaaatagaatttttttgtaATCATCCTAGAGTAGTAGTAATAGTCttatgcactgggttgctctttttattACTCCGTGTGATGGTGTAATTAACTTAAAAGATACTAAATttcattattaaattt
This Macadamia integrifolia cultivar HAES 741 chromosome 10, SCU_Mint_v3, whole genome shotgun sequence DNA region includes the following protein-coding sequences:
- the LOC122090760 gene encoding anthranilate synthase alpha subunit 1, chloroplastic-like, yielding MLVDLGRNDVGKVSKAGSVKVEKLMNVERYSHVMHISSTVTGELLDDLTCWDALRAALPVGTVSGAPKVKAMELIDQLEVTRRGPYSGGFGGVSFTGDMDIALALRTIVFPTATRYDTMYSYKDANKRREWVAHLQTGAGIVADSVPEDEQRECENKAAGLARAIDLAESTFVDK
- the LOC122090762 gene encoding pleckstrin homology domain-containing protein 1-like translates to MASLWRAAIGAGQTVEDYGGVEFWSEPERTGWLTKQGEYIKTWRRRWFVLKQGKLFWFKDSYVTRASKPRGVIPVSNCLTVKGAEDVLNKKFAFELSTSRETMYFIADSEKEKEEWINSIGRSIVQHSRSVTDNEVVDYDSKR